The Deinococcus puniceus genome segment CGCTGTTGTCCGTGCCGGGCGCGGGCGTCCCCAGATTCGTCCTGATCGGCTGGTGGGTGACAAAAGGTACAGCTACCCCACCATTTGAAAGTATTTGCACGGCCGTGGCATTGGAATTACGATTCCCAGCCGCAAAGACCAAGGGCCTGATCTCTGTTTCGATGCCATGATCTACAAGGAACGCAACAGGGGAGAACGACTGGTGAACCGTCTCAAAAGCTTTCGGCGAATTGCCACGCGTCACGACAAACGAGCCACAAGCTATCTGAGCTGGCTGTGGTTGGCGGCCATTCTGCTTTGGCTCTAACAAGATGAAGCGACGCGCCAGTTCTGATCTTCCTGAAAAGGATCAGGGAGAAGTTCTGCCCCCCACAAGCGCAGGCTGCCCCAAGCTTGGTTCTCTGAACCTTCCAATGCAATACAGAGGTTAAGCCCGCTGGGTGACTTGGCATCTTCGGGAGGTCCTACCATGATTTCCATCTGAGGATGATCTGGCAGACACACTTCAAGGCTTTCCCCACTTCGCCATATCAAGAGAAACCACAGGGTGCGAACATTATCTCCGCCAGGACTGAACATGGCTTCCCGCCACACTTGAGCCCGGATTACCCCTTCTGTCTCCAGTCGTTTGGCCAGAAGTCGTGCGACAACGTCGCCTGCCGCCCATGAAGGTGCCCGCACATCCTCTTCAGCCATTTTTGTGCGGCCCTGATCGCGTGTAGCTAGGAGGTGGATGCGAAGATTTTCAAGCGTCATGACTGGGTTCAGGTCATTCGACATTCTGGCTTAGCTTATCGCTTTAAAAAATGTGCTCCCTCTCGCTACGCCCCTTCGTCTACGAGCCCTAGTTTGCCCTCCGTGGGGTCGGCTTCGTCGTCCTCGCTTCCGCCCATGCACAACTGGCAGCCGTGCGTGACTGTCAAACAATGTGCCAAGGGAGCTTAGGAGGAAGCTCGCCTTGAACTGCGTACCACAGGGCGGCTTGGCGTGCCGCGGCCATCGGCACCGTGCGGTGATCGTCCACTTCCGAATAGCTACCGTGATACAGGAAGGCAAACAGCGGCTCAAGAGCATTGCCGTTCAGCAGGTAATGGTTCGTAAAGTGCGGTTGCACCCCAACGGCGTAGGTCAACATGCTGCGCTCCCCGCCCACCGTTAGCATGAAAACAGTCGAAGATGCTTCCACCACGAGTTCCACAGCAACAGGGATTTCAAATAATTCTGCTTCACGAGTGGCGGTGTCGAGCAGCCTGTTCAGTTCGGAACAGGTGTGTGCGACTTGGTGGTGATCTTCCCAAGAGACGCCAACAGGACGTGTCAACACCACATCAGCATAGCTTCTCGCGAGCTGTTGGCCTGCTGGCGCACAGGTTGGGCAAAACGCAGGGCACTTTCGAGGGCTTTTGGCACGTGCTCCCGCCACCATAATCTTGGCCGACACGTCCTAGCACTACTTAAACACGGATTCTGACAGTATGGACGGTCTAAAGCCGCCAGCATCAACCAAAGGTCTCTCCAGCAACTGGCACCATGACTGGATTAGGTATACACGAGACAACCGCGTTCCCGGAGCGTATTGAAAGCTTTCGGCAGTTCCGTCAACCGATTCCAACGGACGTCAAGCTTCTCCAACATGGGCAGGTGTGCGAGTCCTTCCGGCAGCGTCGATAACGCATTCGCCCGTAAGTCGAGGAAGCGCAACGACGTCAGGTGCGCTACCGACTCCGGGAGCTCTGTCAAGGCATTGAAGCGCAGGTCAAGCTCTGTGAGCTGACCCAATCCTCCTAGGGTCTCGGGAAGCTGAGTTAAGTGATTGCCTTGCACCATCAACTTTTCTAATTGCGAGCAGTGCCCGAGCGTAGAAGGCAGGTGGTGGAGTTGGTTCTGCATCACATGCAGCTCACGAAGATCAGTCAGTGAGGCAATACTTTCGGGCAGGGTCGTGAGCCGGTTGTTGTAAGCGCGAAGCTCTTGCAGCCCGTGCAACTGACCGATCCAGTCCGGCAATGAGGAGAAAGCATTATCCGTGACGTTGAGGTAGTGAAGCTTTTTCAAGACTCGCATGGAGGCTGGAAGCTGTGTGAGGCGGTTGTTGCTGAGGTACAAGAATTCCAAGTCAGGAACAGTCTCAAAAATGTCAGGGATGTGCGTCAGTTGATTGTGGCCGAGGTCGAGCATGCCGAGCGCAGTCAGTTTTCCGAGCGCATCTGGAAGATGCTCGAAGGCGTTGGCCGAGAGGTTCAGGGTATGGAGGTGGGTGAAGGTCCACAGCCACTCAGGAACGTCACGCAACTGGTTGTCGTAGACGCTGAAGACATGGGCGTCAACACAGCGACGCAGCGTGTCTGGCAGCGTGCTGAGGTTCGAGCTATTCAGATTAATGTGATCGGTGACGAAGCCTGCATGAGTCGCCAGAGCTAAGAGCAGTTCATCGCCTCGCTCATGGAGCGTGTGCTGGTGGAGCAACGCACTCGCCGTGTAACTACTGGGAAGGTTGGTCGTCATGCGTTACTGTACCGGTCAACAGGCTAACGCAGAACCGAAGTTGTGGATGGACTCGTATGGCGACCAGCACGACTTAGATTCTCACTTTGGCTTTTGGACAACGTTGAGAGGTTGCTGATCCGTGGACGCTTGCGGTGGAGAACGAATAGAACATGGAGTGAACGTTCCGGAGAACACTTGGCCTACTCGTCGTCGAACAGCGGGCAAGGTTAAGGGGTCAGTCGGCTCGCCGTTCAAACGCAAGGCCTGAAGATACGTCATGGCCATCATGCAGAGCAGGGCGTGATGGTGCAGACCTCGCCAAGAGCGGCCTTCGAAGTGATCGAGCCCCAATTCTTCTTTGAGTTGTTGATGCAATTGTTCGCAAGACCATCTCGCCTTAATGTCCCGGATGATCTCGATTTTGGTCGTCTTGGCCGGGTGGTTCGTGAGGTAATACTTGCGTTCTCCACTGGAGCGCCGTTCTCCGACGACCCAGACTTCTTCTCCGGGAAGGTGCGACCCATCGTGAAGTTCCCCTCCATCTGCGACCCTGACACGCATCACGGCAAAACGGGCACGAAGAGGACCTTTTGTCCCCAGGCGCTAGGTGCGTGACACCCACTTGTAGGGTGGCAGAGCATGCAAGATCTGAGCAACGCTTTTGCGTTGCTCGTCGGGAATAGGCACCAAGAGCCGCCCCGTCTTGGACCGCCTGTCTGTCAGCAATTGGATGTTGGTGGAGTACACCTTTTGTGTGCTGGGGACACCAACCGCCCAGGTCAATCCCCGAGCCGACAGCGCTCCACGGAACTCGGCACTATTTCCGTACCCAGCATCTGCGACAACCACTTTGAACTTTACGCCTTGACGCCGAACCCGGTCGATTTCCGCTACAGCCAAGTCCTTTTTCGTCAGGAAGTCGCGGTGTTCCGCAGGAACACCGGCTGCTGCACAACGTTCTGGGTCAGCGGTCCACTCCTTCGGGAGGAACAGACGCAGAGCCAGAGGGACAGGGATATCGTTCTTGGCCAGGGTCAGTGACACCAGCACCTGGCAGTTAGCGACCTTCCCAAGCACGCCGCAATACTGTCTGGCGACCCCGACACTGCAGTCGCCTTGCTTCGGGAACGCGGTGTCATCCACGATCAACACTGCATCCGGCCCCCCGACCAACCGTTGAGCCTGACGGGCTAAAGCGGCTTGCAGCTGTTCCTTCTTCCAAGGACTCACGGTCACGAAATGGTGGAGTTGTGCGTACTGACCGGGAGCAACGTATTCCGCCAGCGGTTGTAGGCTCTTGCGTTCGAGTGGGGACATCAAGCCGCGCAGATACAGTGGACACCACTTGCGACGCTGCGCGTGTCCCAAGACGCGCTGAAAGGGACGCAGGAAGCGCCGGAGGGACAGCGAATGTTCCTGAGGAGCAGTCATGCATCAGCCTGACAGACACGCATGAACCCCGTCTGCACGGCCAAAATCCATGTTTAAGTAGTGCGAGTGCCACTCTGCCGTTATGACCGCAGAGCAAGACCGTCCTTGCTTGGAGTTACGGCCCGTTCTTATAATTCTCGACTTTCGTTGGGAGAG includes the following:
- a CDS encoding Imm1 family immunity protein produces the protein MLTRPVGVSWEDHHQVAHTCSELNRLLDTATREAELFEIPVAVELVVEASSTVFMLTVGGERSMLTYAVGVQPHFTNHYLLNGNALEPLFAFLYHGSYSEVDDHRTVPMAAARQAALWYAVQGELPPKLPWHIV
- a CDS encoding leucine-rich repeat domain-containing protein; its protein translation is MTTNLPSSYTASALLHQHTLHERGDELLLALATHAGFVTDHINLNSSNLSTLPDTLRRCVDAHVFSVYDNQLRDVPEWLWTFTHLHTLNLSANAFEHLPDALGKLTALGMLDLGHNQLTHIPDIFETVPDLEFLYLSNNRLTQLPASMRVLKKLHYLNVTDNAFSSLPDWIGQLHGLQELRAYNNRLTTLPESIASLTDLRELHVMQNQLHHLPSTLGHCSQLEKLMVQGNHLTQLPETLGGLGQLTELDLRFNALTELPESVAHLTSLRFLDLRANALSTLPEGLAHLPMLEKLDVRWNRLTELPKAFNTLRERGCLVYT